ATTCAAGGATTGCAGAGAAGTGTAATCActggaagaggaaaaacaaaccGATGTGACCCTCCCTCTcccaaaatacaaatatacatcAGTGGCAAGACCAAAATTAAAATCCAAGTTACCTCTACCACAGTCCAGGACTTTTTGATACTCCTTCCGGTAAAGAGGTAAAAGCTCAGGCCAGGTTAGAAGGAATAAGAGGTAGACAGATGACAGCATGTGATTTCAAAACATCTTATTTTTGTATACCTTGTATTGAGGGAAGCCTAGCTGGCTAATCCACTCTGCAACTTCCTCTGGATCCCAATTCAGATGCTCAAATTGTAACTCAGTCCCTTTTTCTGGCTGGGTTTTGTCATCTTCAGAGACCAGTTCCTTCAACTCTTGGGACAAATCTACAACTTCCTTTTCATGAATGAACTCACTTAATTCTGTCTGAGACTCTGAGGGATCTGAGTATGAGCATTCTTCACTGACATTAAGCAATTTTTGGAGTGGTTGCAAAAACTCATAATGTGTACCAATTGATTCTTCACTTTCTCTGATAGATCCTAATGCGTAATATTCTTCTCTAAATTTGTCACTTAGTGACAACTTTCCTCTTTTAGGCTCACAGTACTCTAGCTCATCGTTTCCTACAGAATACTTAGACTTTATTGGTTCTGGCCTGTCTTCCTTGGAAAATTCTACATGTGTCTCTCTTGGTTTGGTTTCATCTGGTAACTCTAGAATTTTCTCCTCAGTTggctttgtttgtgttttcttttcagcTTGTGGGTTGATCTCCTGTGGTAGCACTAAACCAGTCTCCTCTGGtggctgtgggtttttttcctcatttgaCTTTCTTATCTCTTCTGGACTTTCTggttttgtcatttctgattgttctAGAATTGTTTCCTCATTTGGTTTTCTTGATTCTTCCTCAGGAAACTCTAATTTGATCTCTTCTAGTGGCTCAGGAATGTTCTCATCAGTAGACTTTCTTGGCTTGTGGTGTGGAAAGTCTGGTTTAGTCCGCTCAGGTAGTTCTGTCCCTTTCTCCTCAGTTGCCTTTCTTTGCATCTCCTCTGGAACCTCTGGTTGAGtctcttctggaggctctagaccTGCCTCCTCACTAGACTTTCTTGGTTCGTTCTCTGGAAATTCCGGTCTAGCCTGCTCGGGTGGCTCTGtccttttcttctcagttgactcTCTTTGTGTCTCCTCTGGAATCTCTGGTTTGGTCATCTTTGGTGGCTGAAGATCTGTctcttcaagtgattctcttggtTTCTCACTTGGAAAATCTGGTTTGGTCTGCTCTGGAGCCTCTAGACCTGTCTCTTCATGTTGCACTCTAAGTGATCCCTCTGGAACCCCCGGTTCAGTCTCCTCCTCTATTAATTCTAAATTTATCTCTCTGACTGTGGCCCCCGAAACCTCAGACATAGTTTCCGTTGGTGGCACTGGACCTGGATCTGTTTCCATAGCTGACTCTAGGAACACATCCTCTGTAACATTTGCTTTAGCCTCCTCTGGTGGCTCTAGGTCTGACTCTTCATGCACTTCATCCATAGGGGCCTCCAAATCTTTGAAAAACTCTCCCATCTCTCTGGATGTTTCCGACTTTATGTCTTGGGGTATCCCTGGTTCAGTTTCGCTTGGTACGTCTCTCTTGGACTCCTTGGCAATTCCTTCCTGGGACGTCCCGCCAGGTTTCAGCTGCGCGTTCTTAGCAATGTCTGGCTCCCCCTCTTTGAAGTCCTCTTCCTGGGTCTCTGGCTGTGGCTCTTGGTAAATCTCTGCTGGTAGCTTCGAGTCTGCCTTTGCCATGGTGTCTGGTTCGGCATTTTCATACAATTTATGAAGTCCAGGCAGTTCAGGCCTCTCAGGCTCCGGCTCTCCATCTTCATCTGGGCCGGAATCATAATCCTCCGGGACTTCAGCCATTTGCAGCTTAGCAGACGCGCCGTGGCTTCCTAGCAACCCCAACTTCCGATAACGTCTCTATGGATACCACGATTTCCGGCAGCGTCTTCCTGACTTTTCcccaggttttgtttgttttttcaagccCTGACTTTAAAAATCGTCTGTCAGAAGCACGCAGTAACCCTCCCCGCGGCCGCatcgccagcctcagcctcctgtggcCGCCCCTGGGTCGGAGAGCTTTTCAAGCGGCCGCCGCGCCGCTTCTTCCGGCCTGCGGGCTGCGCTCGGCTGTGCTCGGCGCTCGCTCGGCCTTCGGCTGTTTCCGGAGCCACTGGCGGTTGGCAGCGGAGAGCTCCGTGCGCGGGCTGCAGATGTCTGACCTGCAGGCGGCTGAGGGGCCGGGCTCCTGGAGCCCCACAGCCCGCCCAGGGTCGGCTGGCGGCGTCGGGGACTGCCAGGGAGTGGAGGGGAGCCAGGCGGCCGCCTCAGGTACGCAAGGCCGGGGCGCTGGCGGGTGGGTGCCGCCCGGCCTCAGGGCGCCGCACCACGGCGCGAGACTCCGCCGCGCTCTGTCCTGGGCTCCCCCGCGGAGCTGACCCACCTCGGCAGCTCCTTCGCGCGCGGGGCCCCTTCCCCTCCGCGGCCACCACCCGGGCCCTGGGCTCGAGGTTATTTTCTACCCCTGTTTCGAAATGCCTTGATTCCTGCCCCGCTTCCTTTCTGAGATCTGCCCAAATGGTAGTGACAAGGTGGCTCTGCCCCTGGCGCCTCTTCAGCTTCAGTTTCAGCTTCAGCTTCAGCCGAGGTTCGGGTCCCACCTCCGTCTGCTGGTCACATCTAGACTGCCCACCCGAACCCTACTGGCCTCGCCTCCCCCTGCTTCTGGCTCCCCACCCTATCCCCACCTCagtcccctgccccagccttcccacGCGCCTCTCGGCCCCCATCCGGGTTGGCAGCCTTGCCTTCCTCTGCCAGAAGCCCACTTCGCCCTAGCCTCCCTGCACATAGGCCCCCTGGCCTTGCTGCCATCCTCTCCATCGCTCAGAGtgggaaaaatgaaaagcagaattGAAATAGGTAGTCTCTGGGGTCTTTTACTTGAACACAGTAGCCAAAGCAAGAGCAGGAATTAAAAATTTGGGCGACCTCCCTCATTCTCAAGACCCTCATCCTCTTCTTGTCCAGGACGACGTCTCCATTTCTACCAACGCGAGTTCCTCCGTGTGTATTATTTCAGTGTCCAAAGATAAAAGAGTCCATCCATCACACTTTCTTCTTTCAGCCTCCTGAACACCACACACGACGCAACAGAAAGGAAGCTCTTTTGAAATACGA
The sequence above is drawn from the Nomascus leucogenys isolate Asia chromosome 22a, Asia_NLE_v1, whole genome shotgun sequence genome and encodes:
- the SAMD15 gene encoding sterile alpha motif domain-containing protein 15, which codes for MAEVPEDYDSGPDEDGEPEPERPELPGLHKLYENAEPDTMAKADSKLPAEIYQEPQPETQEEDFKEGEPDIAKNAQLKPGGTSQEGIAKESKRDVPSETEPGIPQDIKSETSREMGEFFKDLEAPMDEVHEESDLEPPEEAKANVTEDVFLESAMETDPGPVPPTETMSEVSGATVREINLELIEEETEPGVPEGSLRVQHEETGLEAPEQTKPDFPSEKPRESLEETDLQPPKMTKPEIPEETQRESTEKKRTEPPEQARPEFPENEPRKSSEEAGLEPPEETQPEVPEEMQRKATEEKGTELPERTKPDFPHHKPRKSTDENIPEPLEEIKLEFPEEESRKPNEETILEQSEMTKPESPEEIRKSNEEKNPQPPEETGLVLPQEINPQAEKKTQTKPTEEKILELPDETKPRETHVEFSKEDRPEPIKSKYSVGNDELEYCEPKRGKLSLSDKFREEYYALGSIRESEESIGTHYEFLQPLQKLLNVSEECSYSDPSESQTELSEFIHEKEVVDLSQELKELVSEDDKTQPEKGTELQFEHLNWDPEEVAEWISQLGFPQYKECFITNFISGRKLIHVNCSNLPQMGITNFEDMKAISRHTRELLEIEKPLFKRSISLPYRDIIGLYLEQKGHTGIKSDSLTLSEFVKAAGLQDYAPEITAPEENEKLPCTEP